The following is a genomic window from Acipenser ruthenus chromosome 19, fAciRut3.2 maternal haplotype, whole genome shotgun sequence.
tcattaaaaacaaagtaaaactgtATGACGTGTTTCCACGTGTTGGTTTGgtaatgtctttattttaatCCTGGATTAAGGGAGTTGTCTTCTTTGTCATAGTTCTATGTCGTTGCTTAGAACAGGCCTGCgccaaacctttttattttccaaaacatGCCCCAAATAATTATGTAATATAGTTCTTTAAAGGCAGGAGTAGACGCTTTCAAAAAAAGGTCTTTAGTTTCTTGTTATTGCAAAAGTCGCAAAATGTTTAAGTTCTTGTTCAACTTAGTTTCCTCATATGGTTTCATACTATGATGCTAAATTCAATAATTCACTGGGTGTGTTTTGGTTGTGTTTAACGGGCCTCGCAAGTGGTTAAGCATTGGAAACGTACTTcctatttaattcacattgaaaACAGTGAGATGCAGGCCTTTATAATGAAAACGCTTTGCCTGCGTTCGCTTTTCATGTCACAAGTAGAAAAATGTAGGccgctttttttttaataaaaattgaACCTTGAAATGCGGCCACTTCAGAAATAACGAAGCGGTCCCAGTTCAAAGCCTAGCTCGTTTAGGAGGCTTGGTGCAATGCTATTGTAGACGCAGTAAAACACCGCATTTTCTAATAGGCGTTTGTTTATGTTTTCTAATTCAACAAGGGCCTTTTGGTATTGGGTAGCACGACCACAGGTTCCAATCCCACAGGTAATTAATGCAATGCTGGAATACATTAGAGTAACAGGTGTTAAGATTTTTGTCAACTTTATGTTCTGCATTCGTATAGGTGGAGGCTGTAAAGCAACCCCAAAATAGCCTTAAAAAACCCGTATGTTACTTTGGGACGTTTCTTTCCATGCGAAGTTTGcaactttttattaaaaaaggaacacttttattaaaaaaaggaacactTGCTATGTACAAGTATTAATCGAGTGAAAAGCCTTTCGACACatacacaaaatatatttatgttaCGGTAAGTATTTACATTTTGATTTATGTAGCCGCTGTATATTTTGAGGGCGTTGCTAACCACTTTGCTAACATGGCTTGTAAAATAATGTCGTATATAACGTTAGATATGCATACACGTgtgtgataaaataaaaaaaaaagtccaaagtCTTCCATATTGTTTATATTAATACATTAACGATTACTTTTTATTAAGCTAACAATATGTATTACCAGTGTTGTTTTACCAAAAACAGCCTACTGTTAGACCGTACTTTTAAggctttctgtgtacttttggcATTCCAAAGGTCGCTTCAGCAGTATAGAAACCAGAGCTGctcttttttaaatctaaattccCATGAAGCTTGCTCCAGATCCTACCAGTAAtcaaaacactgtttttaaaatggcTCACCTTTTCAAATCGGGTTTTACTTTCTGATAACATGTTACAGGAAATACATTTCATACAAACATGTCACTATGGACAAAGAACTGTGATAAACAGGCTATACAAACAATGTATACTAATGATATCAGAAGCGTTTGTGTTTAGAacatacataagaaagtttacaaacgagaggaggccattcagcccaatcttgctcgtttggttgtcagtagcttattgatcccagaatctcatcaagcagcttcttgaaggatcccagggtggttggttgtttttgtttgtttgtacgtTTCTaggaaataaaatctaaaaagaaAGAGTATGCTTTTACATAACCAACAGCAAAAACTTTCATAGACTTTCACTTTaaataattgttattttattattattatttgtgttatattGCAGAGCAATTACTAGAGACAGCCAGCTCTCTTAATTCTCAATTAATTGCTTTGAAGCTACATACATTTTATAACAACTAAGTGCACGTACCAAACTACAGGATTTGCAATGTTTAAACAGAATCACTTTTACACTATACATACTGGCCTTTTAAAGAACATTCGCAGTTTACTAAAAGCAaacatttattgtgtgtgtgcgcgaTTGTTATTCTTTAAACTCTGTAGAAGACCACAAACAGATAAGCCCCCCTTTTGTCATTGTTATTTGAAGCAGTTGGCAACAATTCCAATATGGCGACcatatacaaaatactacaatcCCCTAATTCAACTGGCTCTTTAATGTAATGGATCTGCAGAGTCCCTTCTTGTACATTAAagacttttctttctttgttaaaCTCTTGTGTGGTTACATTCAAGCAATAAACATCAACAGCTCAAAGTATAAACATTTCTACAGTTTAGCAGCACTCTTTAAAATAGCTTGTTAGCATCAGATTCTAGAAAACAGGGTTTTTGCACTTTAAGGGATGAACTACTTAACAGTTTAGCACAACAGTAATAATAACCCcaaataaatctgttttaataTCTAGATTATAAAGAAAGCAAGATTTTGGTGTCCCCTAAACAATTGGTAACAAGTTATTCTGACTCCTCTGTCCAAAATAATTTGGTGGCAACACAATGGGCATCATTCTGGGAATATCTTAAATCTAGTAAAAGAATATCTAATACAGTTGACATAATACCAAAAAAAGTCTGCAAAACCAACAGCCTCTCCACAACAGATTGTATTGATACAATGTGTataaagtattatacatttactaCTATACTTAACACAACCCAATTTACCTTGAGTAAGTATGTCATGTCACCATATCCCATAATATTGGAGAAAGATCAGTACGGAAGGGTAACTATTGTTTggggccccccccccccaatacagtATCCACCAAATATTTCTCATTAATGTACAATTAACATTGTAAATTAAGTGCACGTCTTTGATGAAAATATTATAAAAGCAGTGAAAgagaggttatatatatatatatatatatatatatatatatatatatatatatatatatatatatatatatatatatatacatatacacacacacacttacttttTAATCTGAGGCCAAATATCCACTAGGAAGAAGTATCCAAACTATTCACTTCTATTTACACTTTTAGATATTCTATCTCAAAACTTTaaaatgcacttttgtttttttaaatcaaagttgCATCACAGCTTCATACCCCTCTATTACCAAGAACTACCATTGTGGTACTATAAAAACATCAGGTTCGTAAACTGAGACTTCATACAAGAGAATGGATTTCATGGTTTGTGGCAGAAGGACAACATGGGTGACAATTGgagcaagtattattattatttgtttatttagcagacgcctttatccagggcgacttacagagactagggtgtgtgaactatgcatcagctgcagagtcacttacagttacgtctcacccaaaagacggagcacaaggaggttaagtgacttgctcagggtcacacaatgagtcagtggctaaggtgggatttgaaccggggacctcctggttacaagcccttttctttaaccattggaccacacagcctcctagtagaTACCAAGGGCTTCATCTAACCAGTGCTCCAATAGACATAAAAAACATGAGTATTGTTTCTTTAATGGCATATATATCAGGTCTAAAATGTATTATATTCCCCCATTCATGGTCCAGTTCATTAGACAGTAATATATTCCTTAAAGGTGACAGTAAGACAGTTTGCAGTAACGTCAGTAATTATGATGTTTCCAAGGAATGGTTTAAAACAAGATGCAGGTTCTTCCTTCTCTTCCTGGGTCTCCAAAGGCTCTTTCTCCTTTGTTTCTACCTGCACCCGTTTGCAGGTCTCCACCACAGCTCTGGGCTTCACAAAACTTAAGTCTATAGGTTCTTCTGGGTTTGAACCATCAAACAAGTAGTCTGGTACACTAGGGTGGTGGTAGCTGTTCAGATGAAGGTCCATTGGCTTCTCCTGGGGTAGCTGAGGCACGCTGCTGGGTGTGCTTATGCTCCTAGAAGCAAGAAACTTCTTGAAAACTCCTCTTTCCTCATTTGGTTCAGAGAGATTGCGTTTCCTGGAATGAGCCAGATTTATTCCAGCCTCATTCCTTTTCTGGTCCAGTCTCGACAGAACACCCATTTCAAAGGGCCATGGTATTAAATTAGGTTTGGTGGTAAGCTGAAGAGGTTGGTCATCTATCAGTTCTGCATTATTTCCAGTCTCATTACTGTCTTTTTCCATGTTATCATTATTTCTTATCCCTACTTCATCAGTCTGGGAGTGTCCATTTTTCAGTCCAGCAGCAGTACAAGCACTTGTTGGCATTTGTTCTTCTTCATCTTTGTTACTCCCATCTTCCGATCTATGTGAATCGGCCAACTTGGTCCTCACTGAGACAATTCCTGAATTGTCTATTTTTCTGTCCTGGTGGCTCATTTCATCGTCCCTGGATTTAATCTTTGCTGATTGCATTCCATTCTCCATATATTTGCTCATGACAATGACGATTCTCccattcttgtttttgtttttcacgaTTTTCAATTTACTTCCAATTCCGTTGCTCATTGCATCTTCTTTGGTGGCACTGGTAACTCCATTAGAGTTCTGAACTGGATCGCTTCCAGTTAAATGGGCTGGAAGCTTCTTGAGCTCCACAGACAGGTCTTTAACCTGACTAAGGCAACCAGTCTCTTTGTTGTGAACCCACGTCTGCTGCAGAGTGGGAGACAGATTACGACTGTGGTCCAAATGGAGCTGACCGCTGGTCTCTCTTCCCCTTTGGTACTGAAGGTCATACACTTTGGGGTCCGGTTGGTAATGGTGATGTTTTTTGCTGTTAAGCTGGTAGTAATATTTCTTCTTGCTGTTGGCCTGTTGCTCAACTTGGGCCTCGTTACTGTTGGGTTGGTACTGGTGGTGCTTCTTGCTGTTCAACTGATACTGCTGATACTGCATTTTGTTCCCTGGGATATTCTCAGTCTTGGGTCTGTTCTCATCATCCAGAGAGGTTTCTTGGAGATCCGAAAGGACACTGGAACGCAGGGCAAAAGAAGGAATCTGCAGATCAAGAACAggacaaataattgtattatttaatttggcAACAGAGAAAAAATAGGCAGAACTTGAAACACATACAATCTgaataaaactaaagaaactCAGTCGAGTAGACTTATGTTTTAAAAGCTGCTGACAGGTTGTTGCTTatcattttgttattattgtCTAAGGCCTGTCCCTGTTCTTAAAAAGACCTCATATCTTTATGTAAATTCTGTAAAATCCAGCAGTACATTTCCCTGTGTTGGTATAgcagtgctttttttttcctgggtcTATAAAGCTTGACCTCTTTCTTGGTGATGAGGGAAGAAGTTGCCCTGCTGGGAAACAGAAGcagggtgatttaaaaaaaaaaaaaacaacaacccccCACACTATAAATGGTCAGTGGTTGCTTAAAACACGACTACTTAAGGCTCCCATATATTTTtaactcccctcccccccccgttTACCCAGGGTGCACTTCCAAAGCCATTAGGCTCACAGCCCATGCTACAGCCCAGTATATTACCCACAGAGATAgaatcataaaaaaaatgtaaataaagtaTTAATAGAACACTGTAGCCTATTAAATATTCCAAGGCATTATTATGGGATACAGTACCACTTTCAGGGATACTGATTATATACACAATTATACATTTCTTATTGTATTATATCGCCTGGGAACCACATAGGATAGGTGCCCAACCTGAAGTAATGTCTGTCATTACCTGAACCAGGAGGTGTTTGGGTTTAGGTCCACGTTTGCGATAACCCAAAAGCTGTTCCTGTCTTTCTCTGTAGAGAAACAAATAAACCGACAGTAAGGCTTAATGAAACACCACTCCTTCAATCTACTGCACATTGGAAACCAGTTTTCTGCATAACACACTTCCAATGACcccaacaacaaaacacatgcaTTAAAAGAAATAACCTGGAAATGAAAACTGTATTCGCTGGAATAAATGTGATACTTCTACTGCCTGCTTTACAGCAAAGTACAATGCAATGCAGATGTAATACAAAAATCTGTCTGCAGCTCAGCCAATTAGAGAATTGGGTTAAGTACCATCAAAATATGTTGTGTTATGTGCAGTCACTGTCCATGCTCCAAGGCATTTAGCGAAGATATTGGGACCAATGAGAACATTTGGGAATAGACATTGCTACAGGACCATtgtgacagtaaaaatagacacagTGAAGCcttcttaccttttttttttttttaatttagtcgttgccaattagtttttattattttctacccaatttgaaatgctcaattattttttaggctcagctcaccgctaccacccctgcgctgactcgggaggggcgaagatgaacacacgctgtcctccgaagcgtgtgccgtcagccgcccgcttctttacacactgcgaacttaccacgcagccgcctcagagctacagcgtcagaggacaacgcagctctgggcagcttacaggcaagcccgcgggcgcctggccagactacaggggtcgcgccgccccctggaagctcccatccacggtcggctgtggaatagcttggactcgaactcgcgacgtccagggtatagagcgcatcctgcactctagcgagtgcttttactggatgcggcactcgggagccccccaagccttcttacctttgtataagttagtgatcatattttttttttttattggtaaatATCTGGACTTTCTTACTATGCATCGGGAGGCTGGACCTTTGTTAGGAATAGGATAGGGGCTGTTAGCATGTATGTAGTTACAGTGGACAGCTGTGCACAGTATCAATCATGGGCATATAGGACCCTCAATATATTTAAAACTACAGTGGGCGTCATTGCAAATCTTCATTAACTAAAACCTTgagtgttctttttttcttttctttgatatAGCCGCATACTGCTAACTTGAGACAGGAAATAATGTGCAGACAGACATTAAACACAGTGCAAACCAAACCTGACACGTAAACCTTCGCTTTAACATACAACCGGACTTAACTATACCAGACCACCATGACTTCAAAGCGTGCTGGGCTTTGCATTAAATGCAGAGACGGTCAGTGGGCGTTAACACACATGCGCGCCTACAGTCGTGATCCATTAATAGAATACAGTATAGTAATATCCCTCCATGAATAGGTCCGTTCAAATCATAGCACTGGAACGGCTTTCTAACTGATGCATATAAGCACGCTGCttgcatacatgcatacaaacacacatacatctGCCTAATGCTATATGTACACAACAATATAAATACAAAGCAGAAAATCAAATACTTTATTCGCCACTTTTCGGGCATACATCTCCTTAATCAGCTAAAATGCTAAATATGACTTCAAATAATCACGTCGTAAATTGAAAAAAGTAAACGAAGCTATCGAGTTTGCTCCAGACTGTGAATGGTTAACGTCTGGCTTTCTGGATAAACTAGAGGAAACACTGTACAGCAACCGAACGCCCTCTGAGGAGCCATGATTATTATATGATGATGGTTCATTGCCACAGACAGAGCGTCAGATACACGCTACCTGAGCAATGCACATCTAGTCTATATAAAAAGGAGACACTTCcgtaaattattaaataaataaacagtaagaCACAATGTAAATACCGTATTGTAATAGTAACACATAGTCTACCCGTAGTGCAGACACGCGAATGCTTTTGTAATCCATGCTATTTTTTTAGACATCAGTTTCCAAAGCTTAACTGTATTTGAAAGGTAGCAACAGCATAGGTATACTTGCATAGTTTACTTCGCACTGTGCTTTAACTTTACTGTGGCGAAGCGCTTTTACTAAGCAAATCCCAGGAGAATGCGAGAAGGCTCCATCAATCTGCTGTAGGCTACCCACAGCCTTACAGAAAAGGAATAATGCATCTCTCATGGTTTCAATCTTATAAGTACGtaaacacaaaaactaaaaaaaaaactaaaaaacattaGGTTATAATGCCGCTGCCCGTCTCACCTGTTTTGGAAAGCAACCAGGAGTCTCGGATCAAGGATGTTTTCCTCTGGCTCCCACGTGTTGTATCTATCAAGGGATATAGAAAACGACAAACACATCAACAACCTGCTTCATCATCTTCATTGCAGAACTCCCAATCGTGCTTTCATAAATGTCATTCCAACACCAATTCGGTCGAGACAGGTAAACACAAACTGCACTCGACCTGCGCACCCCCGCATAAACCCGCTGACCACGTAAGTTTtgcaacataaataaaacacaaacaaaaacaattaataaacggccaattgttttacttttttgtgcAAACAGATGAAACTCTGTGTATTGTTAAGGGTCTTGCTCCAGAAACATCCATCTTTTAGAAATGTTGTGTGgatatattataatattaatgaCCAGCCAATGTAACTTCGCTACGCAGTTTATTTTCCGATGGCCATACAATTTAACAGACAGGCCCACTTATCTGAGACTGCTATGCATAGTTTTAGAAACTGAAACATCTGAATGACAGTCAGAAGTACAAATGTACAGATAAATAAAAGCAATGTTTTCAATtaccatgttaaataaaaagttgtttttattcTATATAGCAGCCTATGTAACACCAGTGATGTTGCCAATTAAGTAAAAACACATGCGCGccttattctatatatatatatatatatatatatatatatatatatatatatatatatatatatatatatatatatatatatatatataatacattttaggGAAGCCATTTTAACCGCAGACTTACACATCTGTAGCAAGTGAGGAATAATTAAAATAGGCTTAGCTCCCCGTACATTATCTAGCCCTTCGCATAAATTAGTGATGGCATccgtgtgcagaaaaaaaaaaaaatccggcACAGGCGAGCTTTTGCAAAACTGAATGTCAAGGCGGGTGTACGGTATAGCTACTAGCCGGGTATAGTAATAAATGCAGACTTACTTGACAGACCAGCCTCTCCATTTCACCAGGTATTCAACTCTTccctacaaaaaataaaaataaaaataaatcaacaaatgcATGAATGAAGCTGCGGCACTGAATCTGTCAACATCAGCTTGAG
Proteins encoded in this region:
- the LOC117424107 gene encoding E3 SUMO-protein ligase CBX4-like, coding for MELPAAGEHVFAVESIEKKRVKKGRVEYLVKWRGWSVKYNTWEPEENILDPRLLVAFQNRERQEQLLGYRKRGPKPKHLLVQIPSFALRSSVLSDLQETSLDDENRPKTENIPGNKMQYQQYQLNSKKHHQYQPNSNEAQVEQQANSKKKYYYQLNSKKHHHYQPDPKVYDLQYQRGRETSGQLHLDHSRNLSPTLQQTWVHNKETGCLSQVKDLSVELKKLPAHLTGSDPVQNSNGVTSATKEDAMSNGIGSKLKIVKNKNKNGRIVIVMSKYMENGMQSAKIKSRDDEMSHQDRKIDNSGIVSVRTKLADSHRSEDGSNKDEEEQMPTSACTAAGLKNGHSQTDEVGIRNNDNMEKDSNETGNNAELIDDQPLQLTTKPNLIPWPFEMGVLSRLDQKRNEAGINLAHSRKRNLSEPNEERGVFKKFLASRSISTPSSVPQLPQEKPMDLHLNSYHHPSVPDYLFDGSNPEEPIDLSFVKPRAVVETCKRVQVETKEKEPLETQEEKEEPASCFKPFLGNIIITDVTANCLTVTFKEYITV